In Pengzhenrongella sicca, a single genomic region encodes these proteins:
- the purB gene encoding adenylosuccinate lyase, protein MPETAVPPSTRPASPAATPGRVTLADAVPPIALGPLDGRYRGAVAPLVDHLSEAALNRERLHVEVEWLIHLTATGAVPGAPTLSGAERDYLRAVVATFGAEQVAELAAIEKVTVHDVKAVEYFLKDRLAAAPATLGAGTVLPGASELVHFACTSEDINNLSYALMVRGAVHDVWLPAARALVSQLADLAREHRDAALLARTHGQPATPTTLGKEIAVLAARLDRQLRRIERAEYLGKLNGATGTYGAHFAAVPGTDWQAVSRGFVEGLGLTWNPLTTQIESHDWQAELYSDVARFNRVLHNLATDMWTYISMGVFIQTPVPGATGSSTMPHKVNPIRFENAEANLELSSALLDTLASTLVTSRLQRDLTDSTTQRNIGPAFAHSLLAIDNVRRGLGGLHVDHEVLARDLDANWEVLGEPIQSAMRAASVAGVTGMENPYERLKELTRGKRLGAADIAEFIAGLGLPADVAARLALLTPATYTGLAADLVDHLEV, encoded by the coding sequence GTGCCTGAGACCGCCGTGCCCCCGTCCACCCGCCCTGCGAGCCCCGCCGCGACGCCCGGCCGGGTCACCCTCGCCGACGCCGTGCCGCCGATCGCCCTCGGCCCGCTCGACGGCCGCTACCGCGGGGCCGTCGCGCCGCTCGTGGATCACCTCAGCGAGGCCGCGCTCAACCGCGAGCGCCTGCACGTCGAGGTGGAGTGGCTGATCCACCTGACCGCGACGGGCGCGGTGCCCGGCGCGCCGACCCTGTCCGGGGCGGAACGGGACTACCTGCGGGCGGTCGTCGCGACGTTCGGCGCCGAGCAGGTCGCCGAGCTCGCCGCGATCGAGAAGGTCACGGTGCACGACGTCAAGGCCGTCGAGTACTTCCTCAAGGACCGCCTCGCCGCGGCGCCCGCGACGCTCGGGGCGGGCACCGTGCTGCCCGGCGCGAGCGAGCTCGTGCACTTCGCGTGCACGAGCGAGGACATCAACAACCTGTCCTACGCGCTGATGGTGCGCGGGGCGGTGCACGACGTCTGGCTGCCCGCCGCGCGCGCGCTCGTCAGCCAGCTCGCCGACCTGGCGCGCGAGCACCGCGACGCGGCGCTGCTCGCGCGCACCCACGGCCAGCCGGCGACGCCGACGACCCTCGGCAAGGAGATCGCCGTCCTCGCCGCGCGCCTCGACCGCCAGCTGCGCCGGATCGAGCGGGCCGAGTACCTCGGCAAGCTCAACGGCGCGACCGGGACGTATGGCGCGCACTTCGCGGCGGTGCCCGGCACCGACTGGCAGGCCGTCTCGCGCGGCTTCGTCGAGGGCCTCGGGCTCACCTGGAACCCGCTCACCACGCAGATCGAGTCGCACGACTGGCAGGCCGAGCTCTACAGCGACGTCGCCCGGTTCAACCGCGTGCTGCACAACCTCGCCACCGACATGTGGACCTACATCTCGATGGGCGTGTTCATCCAGACCCCGGTGCCCGGCGCCACGGGGTCGTCGACCATGCCGCACAAGGTCAACCCGATCCGGTTCGAGAACGCCGAGGCCAACCTCGAGCTGTCGAGCGCGCTGCTCGACACGCTCGCGTCGACCCTGGTGACCAGCCGCCTGCAGCGCGACCTCACCGACTCCACGACCCAGCGCAACATCGGCCCGGCGTTCGCCCACTCGCTGCTCGCGATCGACAACGTGCGCCGCGGGCTCGGCGGCCTGCACGTCGACCACGAGGTGCTCGCGCGCGACCTCGACGCCAACTGGGAGGTGCTCGGCGAGCCCATCCAGTCGGCCATGCGCGCGGCCTCGGTCGCCGGGGTGACCGGCATGGAGAACCCGTACGAGCGGCTCAAGGAGCTCACGCGGGGCAAGCGCCTCGGCGCCGCCGACATCGCCGAGTTCATCGCGGGCCTCGGCCTGCCCGCCGACGTCGCGGCGCGCCTCGCGCTGCTCACCCCGGCGACGTACACGGGCCTCGCAGCGGACCTGGTCGACCACCTCGAGGTCTGA
- a CDS encoding helix-turn-helix domain-containing protein, with amino-acid sequence MRPEPLLRRLVGAILRTRREDQGRTLRDVGAAARVSVAYLSEVERGRKEASSEVLIAICGALGMRLIDLVDAAHAELLANAVPANAVPGHSVPGHAVPGHAIVVDLTERRAAAADGAPRVAGHGAALVGPSSPHATLLAA; translated from the coding sequence ATGAGACCCGAGCCGCTCCTGCGCCGCCTGGTCGGCGCGATCCTGCGCACACGCCGCGAGGACCAGGGCCGCACGCTGCGCGACGTCGGCGCCGCGGCGCGCGTCTCGGTCGCGTACCTGTCCGAGGTCGAGCGCGGCCGCAAGGAGGCGTCCTCCGAGGTGCTCATCGCCATCTGCGGCGCCCTGGGCATGCGGCTGATCGACCTCGTCGACGCGGCGCACGCGGAGCTGCTCGCCAACGCGGTGCCGGCCAACGCGGTGCCGGGTCACTCGGTGCCGGGTCACGCGGTGCCAGGTCACGCGATCGTGGTCGACCTGACCGAGCGCCGGGCCGCGGCCGCCGACGGCGCGCCCCGCGTTGCCGGGCACGGCGCCGCGCTCGTGGGCCCCAGCTCCCCTCACGCGACCCTCCTGGCGGCCTGA
- a CDS encoding ClpP family protease — MAGHYTVPMVVEQRPTGERTADIFSRLLSERIIFLGTEIDDDVANVTIAQLLHLQSANPDDGISLYINSPGGSLTALMAIYDTMQFVRPEISTFCMGQAASAAAVLLAAGAPGKRFALEHARVLLHQPSGGGEGTVADLEIQAREVLRLRAAVEQILSRHTGHAVDKLRIDTDRDRIFDAREAVEYGLIDDIVTSVKLTDGQAARRVA; from the coding sequence ATGGCCGGCCACTACACGGTGCCGATGGTCGTCGAGCAGCGGCCGACGGGGGAGCGCACGGCCGACATCTTCAGCCGGCTGCTCTCGGAGCGGATCATCTTCCTCGGCACCGAGATCGACGACGACGTCGCGAACGTCACCATCGCGCAGCTCCTGCACCTGCAGTCGGCCAACCCGGACGACGGCATCAGCCTGTACATCAACTCCCCGGGCGGCTCGCTCACGGCGCTGATGGCGATCTACGACACGATGCAGTTCGTCCGGCCGGAAATCTCGACGTTCTGCATGGGCCAGGCGGCGTCGGCCGCCGCGGTGCTGCTCGCCGCGGGCGCCCCCGGCAAGCGGTTCGCGCTCGAGCACGCGCGCGTGCTGCTGCACCAGCCGTCGGGCGGGGGCGAGGGCACGGTCGCCGATCTCGAGATCCAGGCCCGCGAGGTGCTGCGGCTGCGTGCCGCGGTCGAGCAGATCCTGTCCCGGCACACTGGTCACGCGGTGGACAAGCTCCGGATCGACACGGACCGCGACCGCATCTTCGACGCGCGCGAGGCCGTGGAGTACGGCCTGATCGACGACATCGTCACCTCGGTCAAGCTGACCGACGGTCAGGCCGCCAGGAGGGTCGCGTGA
- a CDS encoding ClpP family protease, with protein MNLAPADRADARTGPRARLDAPPAPFDDQLAARLLHQRIIVLGAEVDDAIANRICAQLLLLSAEDPRLDIALYINSPGGSVSAGLAIYDSMRLIPNDVSTLAMGLAASAAQFLLCAGTPGKRFALAHARILMHQPSGGLGGTAVDIAIQAQNMAHVKATMQALIAEHSGQSVETIARDSDRDRWFTAPEAAEYGLVDRVVTQLGDVRPDGARPKVGL; from the coding sequence ATGAACCTCGCCCCCGCCGACCGGGCCGACGCCCGCACAGGTCCGCGCGCCCGGCTCGACGCCCCGCCCGCCCCGTTCGACGACCAGCTCGCCGCCCGCCTGCTGCACCAGCGCATCATCGTGCTCGGGGCCGAGGTCGACGACGCGATCGCGAACCGCATCTGCGCCCAGCTCCTGCTGCTGTCGGCCGAGGACCCCCGACTCGACATCGCGCTGTACATCAACTCCCCCGGCGGCTCCGTGAGCGCGGGGCTCGCGATCTACGACTCCATGCGGCTGATCCCGAACGACGTCTCCACCCTCGCGATGGGGCTCGCGGCAAGCGCCGCGCAGTTCCTGCTCTGCGCGGGCACGCCCGGCAAGCGGTTCGCGCTCGCGCACGCGCGCATCCTCATGCACCAGCCCTCGGGCGGCCTCGGCGGCACGGCGGTCGACATCGCGATCCAGGCGCAGAACATGGCGCACGTGAAGGCGACCATGCAGGCCCTGATCGCCGAGCACTCCGGCCAGAGCGTCGAGACGATCGCGCGGGACAGCGACCGCGACCGCTGGTTCACCGCACCCGAGGCCGCGGAGTACGGCCTCGTCGACCGCGTCGTGACCCAGCTCGGCGACGTCCGACCCGACGGCGCCCGGCCGAAGGTAGGCCTGTGA
- a CDS encoding glutamyl-tRNA reductase translates to MSLIASHRDLDLDVLERLSADAHSVGRAVAADGAAQTGAVVLATCNRFEIYLEVAPGQEAAAATAATAVVAAATGLRAADVSAHLRVLSGDEVPAHLFAVAAGLDSMVVGEREISGQVRRALTAARADGTTSSGLERLFQSASRASRDVGTRTGLGAAGRSVVGVALDLAEPDLPPWAQTRVVLVGTGSYAGASLAALRRRGCRGIRVYSPSGRAAVFAQARDAVAVAEGGLADAVATADLVVACSGAAGGVLDAETVAHARAATGHPRVVVDLALRHDVEPTVGDLPGVRLIDLATVREQAPPEHSEPVEQARALIRAASSEFESARGARERDALIAIERRRVLGPLEAESARIRATARPEDAADRAVRTLRRRTRTQLHAPTVRARAAARAGDGQAFAAALAELASIPSPPVPPTA, encoded by the coding sequence ATGTCATTGATCGCCAGTCACCGCGACCTCGATCTCGACGTGCTCGAGCGGCTCAGTGCCGACGCGCACTCGGTGGGACGAGCCGTCGCGGCGGACGGTGCTGCCCAGACGGGCGCGGTCGTCCTGGCGACCTGTAACCGGTTCGAGATCTACCTCGAGGTCGCCCCCGGGCAGGAGGCGGCGGCCGCGACGGCCGCGACGGCCGTTGTCGCGGCCGCGACGGGGCTGCGGGCGGCCGACGTCTCGGCGCACCTGCGCGTCCTGAGCGGGGACGAGGTGCCCGCGCACCTGTTCGCAGTCGCCGCGGGGCTCGACTCGATGGTCGTCGGCGAGCGGGAGATCTCGGGCCAGGTCCGCCGCGCGCTCACGGCGGCCCGCGCCGACGGGACGACGTCGTCGGGTCTCGAACGCCTGTTCCAGTCCGCCTCGCGGGCCTCCCGCGACGTCGGCACCCGCACGGGCCTCGGCGCGGCCGGCCGCTCCGTCGTCGGCGTCGCGCTCGACCTGGCGGAGCCCGACCTGCCGCCGTGGGCGCAGACGCGGGTCGTGCTCGTGGGGACCGGCTCGTACGCCGGCGCGAGCCTGGCGGCGCTGCGCCGGCGCGGCTGCCGCGGCATCCGGGTCTACTCGCCGTCGGGCCGGGCCGCGGTCTTCGCGCAGGCGCGGGACGCCGTGGCGGTGGCGGAGGGGGGTCTGGCCGACGCCGTCGCGACCGCCGACCTCGTCGTCGCGTGCAGCGGCGCGGCGGGCGGCGTGCTGGACGCCGAGACGGTGGCGCACGCACGCGCCGCGACCGGGCACCCGCGCGTCGTCGTCGACCTCGCGCTGCGCCACGACGTCGAGCCGACGGTCGGGGACCTGCCCGGGGTGCGCCTGATCGACCTGGCCACCGTCCGCGAGCAGGCGCCGCCCGAGCACTCCGAACCCGTCGAGCAGGCGCGCGCGCTGATTCGCGCGGCGTCGAGCGAGTTCGAGTCGGCCCGCGGAGCGCGCGAGCGCGACGCGCTGATTGCGATCGAGCGACGCCGCGTGCTCGGCCCGCTCGAGGCCGAGTCGGCGCGGATCCGGGCCACGGCGCGGCCCGAGGACGCCGCCGACCGCGCGGTCCGCACGCTGCGGCGCCGCACGCGCACCCAGCTGCACGCCCCCACGGTGCGCGCGCGGGCCGCCGCCCGGGCCGGCGACGGTCAGGCGTTCGCGGCGGCGCTCGCCGAGCTCGCGTCGATTCCTTCCCCGCCCGTGCCGCCCACGGCGTAG
- the hemE gene encoding uroporphyrinogen decarboxylase, producing the protein MDGTIARVPLTSNHPLNDGRTAGSAVVRAFSADRPERLPVWFMRQAGRSLPEYRAAREGTGMLEACLRPELASELTLQPVRRHGVDAAIFFSDIVVPLLLAGVDVDIESGVGPVLGAPIRTADDVARLVDAGPLTPAALAPVTGGVELTVAELGRTPLIGFAGAPFTLAAYLVEGRPSRDHLAARTLMHADPATWAALTDWAADVTGAFLRAQVLAGASAVQLFDSWAGALSAADYVAHAAPASARALAQVADLGVKVVHFGTGTEHLLTAMREVGADVVGIDYRTPLDHANRLLGGAVPLQGNLDPALLAAPWDVLEAHVRDVVGRGSWAPAHVVNLGHGVPPGTDPGVLTRVVELVHRLGH; encoded by the coding sequence ATGGACGGCACAATTGCCCGCGTGCCCCTGACTTCGAATCACCCCCTCAACGACGGCAGAACGGCCGGCTCGGCCGTCGTTCGCGCCTTTTCCGCCGACCGCCCCGAGCGCCTTCCGGTCTGGTTCATGCGCCAGGCGGGCCGGTCGCTGCCCGAGTACCGCGCGGCCCGCGAGGGCACCGGCATGCTCGAGGCGTGCCTGCGCCCGGAGCTCGCGAGCGAGCTCACGCTGCAGCCCGTGCGCCGCCACGGCGTCGACGCCGCGATCTTCTTCAGCGACATCGTCGTCCCGCTGCTGCTGGCGGGCGTCGACGTCGACATCGAGTCGGGGGTCGGCCCCGTCCTCGGCGCCCCGATCCGCACGGCCGACGACGTCGCGCGCCTGGTCGACGCCGGGCCGTTGACGCCGGCGGCGCTCGCCCCGGTGACGGGCGGGGTCGAGCTGACGGTCGCCGAGCTCGGCCGGACCCCGCTCATCGGCTTCGCCGGGGCCCCGTTCACCCTCGCCGCCTACCTCGTGGAGGGTCGGCCCTCGCGCGACCACCTCGCCGCGCGCACGCTCATGCACGCCGACCCGGCGACGTGGGCCGCGCTGACCGACTGGGCCGCCGATGTCACCGGCGCCTTCCTGCGCGCGCAGGTGCTCGCGGGCGCGAGCGCCGTGCAGCTGTTCGACTCATGGGCCGGCGCGCTCTCGGCCGCCGACTACGTCGCGCACGCGGCGCCCGCGAGCGCGCGTGCCCTCGCCCAGGTCGCCGACCTCGGGGTCAAGGTCGTGCACTTCGGCACCGGGACCGAGCACCTGCTGACGGCGATGCGCGAGGTGGGCGCCGACGTCGTCGGCATCGACTACCGCACGCCGCTCGACCACGCCAACCGGCTGCTCGGCGGCGCGGTCCCGCTGCAAGGCAACCTCGATCCCGCGCTGCTCGCCGCGCCGTGGGACGTGCTCGAAGCGCACGTGCGCGACGTCGTCGGGCGCGGGTCCTGGGCCCCCGCGCACGTCGTCAACCTCGGCCACGGCGTGCCGCCGGGCACTGACCCCGGCGTCCTGACCCGGGTCGTCGAGCTCGTGCACCGGCTCGGCCACTGA
- a CDS encoding protoporphyrinogen/coproporphyrinogen oxidase: MDDAPDVLVIGGGIAGLVAARELAVAGLRPIVLEAWQRPGGAVGRHTVAGLQLDAGAESFATRGGTVAALVGELGLGAAIAAPARRGAWVQLPGRAGTLPRTGLLGIPAHPWASDVRRTIGVAGALRASVDRWLPAAVGATGRDGSPASLAHLVATRMGRRVLDRLVTPVVAGIHAADPGDLDVESVAPGLRAALAARGSLGAAVGSLRALAPAGAAVAGLTGGMFTLVDALVADVRARGGRVEAHARVVAIDRAPTADAAAWVVRIAASPAGPGRDARPERVLTAAGVVLALPGPAAAELLAPHLPALERARPDPGADVVLATLVLDAPALDRAPRGTGVLVAPGVAGVRARALTHASAKWAWLAAAAGPGRHVLRLSYGAAAAPLTPDELTALALRDAATLLGVPLDAAQVIASARVRWSQSLPQPSAAHRATVEATRVGAGGLAGLEVCGAWLAGNGLAAVVADARAAGRRLAESSHNAH, from the coding sequence GTGGACGACGCACCGGACGTCCTCGTGATCGGCGGCGGCATCGCGGGCCTCGTGGCCGCGCGCGAGCTGGCCGTGGCCGGGCTGCGCCCGATCGTGCTCGAGGCGTGGCAGCGCCCGGGCGGCGCCGTGGGGCGGCACACGGTCGCGGGCCTGCAGCTCGATGCGGGCGCGGAGTCGTTCGCGACGCGCGGCGGGACGGTCGCCGCCCTCGTCGGCGAGCTCGGCCTGGGCGCCGCGATCGCCGCGCCGGCGCGCCGGGGCGCGTGGGTGCAGCTCCCCGGCCGGGCCGGCACGCTGCCGCGCACCGGCCTGCTCGGCATCCCGGCGCACCCGTGGGCGTCCGACGTCCGGCGCACGATCGGCGTCGCCGGCGCGCTGCGCGCGAGCGTGGACCGGTGGCTGCCCGCCGCGGTCGGCGCCACGGGTCGCGACGGCTCGCCCGCGAGCCTCGCCCACCTTGTCGCCACCCGGATGGGCCGCCGGGTGCTCGACCGCCTCGTCACCCCGGTCGTCGCCGGCATCCACGCGGCCGACCCGGGCGACCTCGACGTCGAGTCGGTGGCCCCCGGGCTGCGGGCCGCGCTGGCCGCCCGCGGCTCGCTCGGCGCGGCCGTCGGCTCGCTGCGTGCGCTCGCCCCGGCCGGCGCGGCCGTCGCCGGCCTGACCGGCGGCATGTTCACGCTCGTCGACGCCCTGGTGGCCGACGTCCGCGCGCGCGGCGGACGCGTCGAGGCGCACGCGCGCGTCGTCGCGATCGACCGGGCGCCGACCGCCGACGCCGCGGCCTGGGTCGTGCGGATCGCGGCCAGCCCGGCGGGTCCCGGCCGCGACGCCCGCCCGGAGCGCGTCCTGACGGCGGCCGGCGTCGTGCTCGCGCTGCCCGGCCCGGCGGCCGCCGAGCTGCTCGCGCCGCACCTGCCGGCGCTCGAGCGCGCGCGACCCGACCCTGGCGCCGACGTCGTGCTCGCGACCCTCGTGCTCGACGCGCCCGCGCTCGACCGCGCGCCCCGCGGCACCGGCGTGCTGGTCGCGCCCGGGGTCGCCGGCGTGCGGGCCCGGGCGCTCACCCACGCGAGCGCCAAGTGGGCCTGGCTCGCCGCCGCCGCGGGTCCGGGCCGGCACGTGCTGCGCCTGTCCTACGGCGCCGCGGCCGCACCGCTCACACCCGACGAGCTCACGGCGCTCGCGCTGCGCGACGCCGCGACGCTGCTCGGCGTGCCGCTCGACGCCGCCCAGGTGATCGCGTCGGCTCGCGTGCGCTGGTCGCAGTCGCTGCCGCAGCCGAGCGCCGCGCACCGCGCGACGGTGGAGGCGACCCGCGTGGGCGCGGGCGGGCTGGCGGGCCTCGAGGTCTGCGGGGCCTGGCTCGCGGGCAACGGGCTCGCGGCCGTGGTCGCGGACGCGCGGGCGGCCGGCCGGCGCCTCGCGGAAAGCTCGCACAATGCCCACTAG
- the hemC gene encoding hydroxymethylbilane synthase — MPPPAPLAIRVGTRASALALTQTGHVAAVLEAAPGLSAELVRITTDGDRLTGSLVALGGTGVFVTALRDALLDGRCDVAVHSLKDLPTGAAAGLVIAAIPERADPRDALCARDGLTLAELPAGARVGTGSPRRAAQLLAARPDLAVVDIRGNVDTRLRRVAPGDLDAVVLAAAGLARLGRLAAATELLDPAVMSPAPGQGALAVEARAADATGAGDTGPRSALARALAALDHAPSRLAVTAERALLARLEAGCAAPVGVHARATAAGLVLEAVVCRPDGGAQLRRSRTAALPPEVPTDGSVVAARLAAAHALGVELADVLLASGAAALAGLGTR, encoded by the coding sequence ATGCCGCCCCCCGCCCCGCTCGCCATCCGGGTGGGGACACGGGCGAGCGCGCTCGCGCTGACGCAGACCGGGCACGTCGCCGCGGTGCTCGAGGCGGCGCCCGGGCTGTCCGCCGAGCTCGTGCGCATCACGACCGACGGCGACCGCCTCACCGGGTCGCTCGTCGCGCTCGGCGGCACCGGCGTGTTCGTCACGGCGCTGCGCGACGCGCTGCTGGATGGCCGCTGCGACGTCGCGGTGCACTCGCTCAAGGACCTTCCGACCGGTGCCGCCGCCGGGCTCGTGATCGCCGCGATTCCCGAGCGGGCCGACCCACGCGACGCGCTGTGCGCGCGGGACGGACTGACCCTCGCCGAGCTCCCGGCGGGCGCCCGGGTCGGCACCGGCTCGCCACGCCGCGCCGCCCAGCTGCTCGCGGCCCGGCCGGACCTGGCCGTCGTCGACATCCGCGGCAACGTCGACACCCGCCTGCGCCGCGTCGCGCCGGGCGACCTCGACGCCGTCGTGCTCGCCGCCGCCGGCCTGGCCCGGCTCGGCCGGCTCGCCGCCGCGACCGAGCTGCTCGACCCCGCCGTCATGTCCCCCGCCCCCGGCCAGGGCGCGCTGGCCGTCGAGGCCCGGGCCGCGGACGCGACCGGCGCCGGGGACACAGGCCCGCGCTCGGCGCTTGCGCGGGCGCTCGCCGCGCTCGACCACGCGCCCTCGCGCCTGGCGGTCACCGCGGAGCGCGCGCTGCTGGCGCGGCTCGAGGCCGGCTGCGCCGCGCCGGTCGGGGTGCACGCGCGCGCCACGGCCGCGGGGCTCGTGCTCGAGGCCGTGGTCTGCCGGCCCGACGGCGGCGCCCAGCTGCGCCGCAGCCGCACCGCCGCGCTGCCGCCCGAGGTGCCGACGGACGGGTCCGTGGTCGCGGCCCGCCTCGCGGCCGCGCACGCGCTCGGGGTCGAGCTCGCCGACGTGCTGCTGGCGAGCGGCGCGGCCGCCCTGGCCGGGCTCGGAACCCGATGA
- a CDS encoding uroporphyrinogen-III synthase: MTGPATPRPLEGLGVFVPRTPARGAALLAALRAAGADPVAAPLITIGAPADPEPMDAAIALLAGGGYGWVAVTSTFAVDGLQDAAYRRGLTLGRLVEDGRAARPGSTLVAAVGDATAAALARAGVSADFIPATEQSARGMLADWPSAAPAAPTDGAVLLPQSDLAEPDLAAGLAARGWRPQAVVAYTNSAAPALPAALVADLASGRLPAIVLTSGSAARRLAEQVAVPASTLVCCIGPRTAQVAAGLGLAVSAVASHPNPDAVVAALSAAVGRRGPDPGAGPEPTPTAPPTTPR; encoded by the coding sequence ATGACCGGGCCGGCCACGCCCCGGCCGCTCGAGGGGCTCGGCGTCTTCGTCCCGCGGACCCCGGCCCGCGGCGCCGCCCTGCTCGCGGCACTGCGCGCCGCCGGGGCCGACCCCGTCGCGGCGCCGCTGATCACCATCGGAGCGCCGGCGGACCCCGAACCGATGGACGCGGCGATCGCCCTGCTCGCGGGTGGCGGCTACGGCTGGGTCGCGGTCACGAGCACCTTCGCGGTCGACGGGCTCCAGGACGCCGCCTACCGCCGGGGGCTCACGCTCGGGCGCCTGGTCGAGGACGGCCGGGCCGCGCGGCCCGGAAGCACCCTCGTGGCCGCGGTCGGCGACGCGACAGCGGCGGCGCTCGCCCGCGCCGGCGTGTCGGCGGACTTCATCCCCGCGACCGAGCAGTCCGCGCGCGGCATGCTCGCCGACTGGCCGTCCGCCGCCCCGGCCGCGCCGACGGACGGCGCCGTGCTGCTCCCGCAGAGCGACCTCGCCGAGCCCGACCTCGCCGCCGGGCTCGCCGCGCGCGGCTGGCGTCCGCAGGCCGTCGTGGCGTACACGAACAGCGCCGCGCCGGCCCTGCCGGCTGCGCTCGTCGCCGACCTGGCGTCGGGCCGGCTGCCCGCGATCGTGCTCACCTCCGGCAGCGCCGCGCGCCGGCTCGCCGAGCAGGTCGCCGTTCCCGCGTCGACCCTCGTGTGCTGCATCGGGCCCCGCACCGCGCAGGTCGCGGCGGGCCTGGGGCTGGCCGTCTCCGCGGTCGCGAGCCACCCGAACCCGGACGCGGTCGTCGCAGCCCTCAGCGCCGCCGTCGGCCGCCGCGGACCCGACCCCGGCGCCGGCCCCGAACCCACCCCCACCGCACCGCCCACCACCCCGAGGTGA
- the hemB gene encoding porphobilinogen synthase, giving the protein MNPQDPAVHRPDQRDRPRRLRSSAAVRALATETRVHPGDLVLPLFVKEGLTEPRPIASMPGVVQHSRASLRAAVEAAADAGLAGVMLFGVPLVRDAVGSGATDPAGILNLAIADAVDAARGRLVVMADLCLDEFTDHGHCGVLRTAPDGTVVVDNDATLERYTALALVQARAGAHLVGLSGMMDHQTAAVRDALDAAGFADVLVLAYAAKYASAFYGPFREAVESTLEGDRRAYQMDPANRREAAREVAADVAEGADVVMVKPALAYLDVLADVAATSPVPVAAYQVSGEYAMIEAAAANGWIDRRRAIEESVLSIRRAGADLILTYWATELAGWLTEGTTP; this is encoded by the coding sequence ATGAACCCGCAAGACCCCGCTGTGCACCGCCCTGACCAGCGCGACCGCCCGCGCCGGCTGCGCTCGAGCGCCGCCGTGCGAGCCCTGGCGACCGAGACGCGCGTGCACCCCGGCGACCTCGTGCTGCCGCTGTTCGTCAAGGAAGGGCTGACCGAGCCCCGCCCGATCGCGTCGATGCCGGGCGTCGTCCAGCACTCGCGCGCGAGCCTGCGCGCCGCGGTCGAGGCGGCCGCCGACGCCGGGCTCGCCGGCGTGATGCTGTTCGGAGTCCCGCTGGTGCGCGACGCCGTCGGCTCGGGCGCGACCGACCCGGCCGGGATCCTCAACCTCGCGATCGCCGACGCCGTCGACGCCGCGCGCGGCCGGCTCGTCGTGATGGCCGACCTGTGCCTCGACGAGTTCACCGACCACGGCCACTGCGGCGTGCTGCGCACCGCACCCGACGGCACCGTCGTCGTCGACAACGACGCGACGCTCGAGCGCTACACCGCGCTGGCCCTCGTGCAGGCGCGCGCGGGCGCCCACCTCGTCGGGCTCAGCGGGATGATGGACCACCAGACCGCCGCGGTCCGGGACGCGCTCGACGCGGCCGGGTTCGCCGACGTGCTCGTGCTCGCATACGCGGCCAAGTACGCCTCGGCGTTCTACGGCCCGTTCCGCGAGGCGGTCGAGTCCACGCTCGAGGGCGACCGTCGGGCCTACCAGATGGACCCCGCCAACCGGCGCGAGGCCGCCCGGGAGGTCGCCGCCGACGTCGCCGAGGGGGCCGACGTCGTCATGGTCAAGCCCGCGCTCGCCTACCTCGACGTGCTCGCCGACGTCGCGGCGACGAGCCCCGTCCCGGTCGCCGCGTACCAGGTCTCGGGGGAGTACGCGATGATCGAGGCGGCCGCCGCGAACGGCTGGATCGACCGGCGCCGCGCCATCGAGGAGTCCGTGCTGAGCATCCGCCGCGCGGGCGCCGACCTCATCCTCACGTACTGGGCCACCGAGCTTGCCGGCTGGCTGACCGAAGGGACCACCCCGTGA